A window of Campylobacter pinnipediorum subsp. pinnipediorum contains these coding sequences:
- the alaS gene encoding alanine--tRNA ligase — protein sequence MDVRSAYLNFFKSKGHEVIESAPLVPNDATLLFTNAGMVPFKSIFTGEIPRPNPPIRTSCQTCIRAGGKHNDLDNVGYTARHHTFFEMLGNFSFGEYFKQNAISYAWEFVTEILKLPKDKLYVTVHEKDDEAFEIWKQHIEESRIYKFGDKDNFWAMGDTGPCGPCSEIFYDQGEEHFNTDEDYMGGDGDRFLEIWNLVFMQFERSSDGKMTPLPKPSIDTGMGLERVSAIMEGKFSNYDSDLFMPYIEEVAKLCGKPYEYESGASYRVISDHIRSVTFLLAQGTTFDKEGRGYVLRRILRRAVRHGYLLGIKQPFMHKLVDKVCEMMGSHYTYLNDKKDSVKEQILLEEERFFSTISSGLELFNEELKNTKDIFSGDVAFKLYDTYGFPLDLTADMLRDKGMVVDEARFDELMNEQKTRAKAAWKGSGDKSQKGDFKELLEKYNQNKFIGYSTLSSESKILAILDDNFKITDKLQPNQEGWVMFDKTPFYAQSGGQCGDSGIIKDKAIVLDTQKFHGINLSLVKTNDTLVQNESVVLEVSEDRYEIARHHSATHLLHAALRKILGAHVTQAGSSVEATKLRFDFSHPKALTSDELTQIENYINQAIIKGADANVEIMDLQSAKDSGAIALFGEKYEDDVRVLSFGDVSKELCGGTHVKNINEIGSFFITKESGVSAGVRRIEAVCSNAATNFAKEIRAELEEIRAELKTNQPIVNIKKLKDEIRSLKDELKNSGKSKSIKLDDVNGVKFGVEVVENGDIKSLIDDIKNANSSVAVMFIQPKDDKILIAAGVKNANIKAGEWVKQVAQTLGGNGGGRDDFATAGGKDISKIPDAKNVAVEFAKEKLK from the coding sequence ATAGATGTTAGAAGTGCTTATCTTAATTTTTTCAAATCAAAAGGACATGAGGTTATAGAGTCAGCACCACTTGTTCCAAATGATGCAACATTGCTTTTTACAAATGCTGGTATGGTACCTTTTAAGAGTATTTTTACTGGAGAAATTCCTAGACCAAATCCACCTATAAGAACAAGCTGTCAAACATGTATAAGGGCTGGCGGAAAGCATAATGACCTTGACAATGTCGGGTATACTGCACGTCATCATACTTTTTTTGAAATGCTTGGCAACTTTAGTTTTGGTGAGTATTTTAAACAAAATGCTATATCCTATGCTTGGGAGTTTGTGACAGAGATATTAAAATTACCAAAAGACAAGCTTTATGTTACAGTTCATGAAAAAGATGATGAAGCTTTTGAAATCTGGAAACAACATATAGAAGAAAGCAGAATCTATAAATTTGGAGATAAAGATAACTTTTGGGCTATGGGTGATACTGGACCTTGTGGACCTTGTTCTGAGATATTTTATGATCAGGGTGAAGAGCATTTTAATACAGATGAGGACTATATGGGTGGAGACGGAGATCGTTTCTTGGAAATTTGGAACTTGGTATTTATGCAGTTTGAAAGATCAAGTGATGGAAAAATGACACCTTTACCAAAACCTAGTATAGATACCGGAATGGGACTTGAAAGAGTAAGTGCTATTATGGAAGGTAAATTTAGCAACTATGATAGTGATCTTTTTATGCCCTATATTGAGGAAGTTGCTAAGCTTTGCGGTAAGCCTTATGAGTATGAAAGTGGTGCTAGTTATAGGGTTATTAGCGATCATATCCGTTCGGTTACATTTTTGTTAGCACAAGGAACTACATTTGACAAAGAGGGTAGGGGCTATGTTTTAAGACGTATTTTGCGTCGTGCTGTTAGACATGGTTATTTGCTTGGTATCAAACAACCTTTTATGCATAAGCTTGTTGATAAAGTATGCGAGATGATGGGATCTCACTATACATATCTAAATGATAAAAAAGATAGTGTAAAAGAGCAAATTTTACTTGAAGAAGAGAGATTTTTCTCAACAATATCATCAGGGCTTGAACTATTTAATGAAGAGCTTAAAAATACAAAAGATATATTTAGTGGCGATGTAGCTTTTAAGCTTTATGATACTTACGGATTTCCTTTAGATCTAACTGCTGATATGCTAAGAGATAAGGGAATGGTTGTTGATGAGGCTAGATTTGATGAGCTTATGAATGAGCAAAAAACTCGTGCAAAAGCTGCTTGGAAAGGTAGTGGAGATAAGAGTCAAAAAGGTGATTTTAAAGAGCTATTGGAAAAATACAATCAGAATAAATTCATAGGTTATAGTACTTTAAGTTCTGAAAGCAAAATTTTAGCTATTTTAGATGATAACTTTAAAATAACAGATAAATTACAGCCAAATCAAGAGGGCTGGGTTATGTTTGACAAAACTCCATTTTATGCACAAAGTGGTGGGCAGTGCGGGGATAGTGGTATTATAAAAGATAAAGCCATTGTTCTTGATACACAAAAATTCCACGGAATAAACTTATCACTTGTTAAGACTAATGACACTCTTGTTCAAAATGAAAGTGTTGTTTTGGAGGTTAGTGAAGATAGATACGAAATAGCAAGACATCATAGCGCTACACACCTTTTACATGCCGCATTGCGTAAGATTTTAGGTGCTCATGTTACGCAAGCTGGTTCTAGTGTAGAGGCTACAAAATTACGTTTTGATTTTTCTCATCCAAAGGCGCTTACATCCGATGAACTTACACAAATAGAAAATTATATAAATCAAGCTATTATAAAAGGTGCTGATGCAAATGTTGAGATTATGGATTTGCAAAGTGCAAAAGATAGTGGCGCCATAGCTCTTTTTGGTGAAAAATATGAAGATGATGTAAGGGTTTTAAGCTTTGGTGATGTTAGTAAAGAGCTTTGCGGTGGAACTCACGTAAAAAATATAAATGAAATAGGTAGCTTTTTTATAACAAAAGAGAGTGGCGTAAGTGCTGGTGTTAGAAGGATAGAAGCTGTTTGTTCAAATGCTGCTACAAATTTTGCAAAAGAGATAAGAGCTGAGTTAGAAGAGATAAGAGCTGAGTTAAAAACAAATCAACCTATCGTTAATATTAAAAAATTAAAAGATGAGATAAGAAGTCTAAAAGACGAGCTTAAAAACTCAGGTAAATCAAAATCAATAAAGCTTGATGATGTAAATGGTGTTAAATTTGGTGTTGAGGTTGTAGAAAATGGCGATATCAAAAGCTTGATAGATGATATAAAAAATGCAAATTCTAGTGTTGCTGTTATGTTTATTCAACCAAAAGATGATAAAATTTTAATAGCAGCAGGTGTTAAAAATGCAAATATAAAAGCTGGAGAGTGGGTAAAACAAGTAGCCCAAACACTTGGTGGTAATGGTGGTGGTAGAGATGATTTTGCTACTGCTGGCGGTAAAGATATCTCAAAAATACCAGATGCTAAAAATGTTGCAGTTGAGTTTGCAAAAGAGAAATTGAAATAA
- a CDS encoding Gfo/Idh/MocA family oxidoreductase, with the protein MKLKVGIVGFTDIGKAHYSELRRFNKIEVCGIFDKKEHNEYSRVEFYNDFKKFIQDSTPEILLICVDQSDVLDAFLECLKHVKTIIIASPICRKTDDLRQIRYSASVNKINLTFCLRDRFNPVICSLRKALCKEDEIYSIDIFHSKSICSADMIDFLSVLDIDLIKHIIKTDLTDFISMSRVVKDEKYPSNTQITFKTKTQILVNILNSTTNPLDQFNIRISTNNGIYFADLLNFKLYQTNINGQINLKVDKEENELKKFYNEFCICYEDMENKEVISIDEIIKIKELFK; encoded by the coding sequence ATGAAGCTAAAAGTTGGTATTGTTGGTTTTACAGATATAGGTAAAGCACACTATAGTGAGCTTAGGCGTTTTAATAAAATTGAAGTTTGTGGAATTTTTGATAAAAAAGAACATAATGAGTATAGCAGAGTTGAGTTTTATAATGATTTTAAAAAATTTATTCAAGATTCTACGCCTGAAATATTGCTTATATGTGTAGACCAATCCGATGTTTTAGATGCTTTTTTGGAATGTTTAAAACATGTAAAAACAATCATTATAGCTTCGCCGATTTGTAGAAAAACTGATGATTTAAGACAGATTAGATATAGTGCGAGTGTAAATAAAATAAATTTAACTTTTTGTCTTAGAGATAGATTCAATCCAGTAATTTGTTCTTTGCGAAAAGCACTTTGTAAAGAAGATGAAATTTATAGTATTGATATTTTTCATTCAAAATCTATTTGTAGTGCTGATATGATAGATTTTTTAAGTGTTTTGGATATTGATTTGATAAAACATATAATAAAAACTGATTTAACTGACTTTATTAGCATGTCAAGAGTAGTGAAAGATGAAAAATATCCTAGCAATACTCAAATCACATTTAAGACTAAAACACAAATTTTAGTTAATATATTAAACTCTACTACAAATCCACTTGATCAATTTAATATAAGAATTTCTACAAATAACGGTATATATTTTGCTGATTTGTTAAACTTTAAACTTTATCAAACAAATATCAATGGGCAGATAAATCTTAAGGTAGATAAAGAAGAAAATGAGCTTAAAAAGTTTTATAATGAATTTTGTATCTGTTATGAAGATATGGAAAATAAAGAGGTTATAAGTATAGATGAGATTATAAAAATTAAGGAACTTTTTAAATGA
- the hemH gene encoding ferrochelatase: protein MKKMILLLNMGGPRNLDEVKVFLKNMFNDPCILGIKSNLLRKTLAWLITSLRAKTAINNYKQIGSKSPICDITKSLCDKMIKIDDSYIVDFAMNYTPPFTKDVLKKYSDLDEIIVLPLYPHHSVTTIISSLDEFYKAFNELGLRSKVKIAEPFYNNDSYNDIIINDIKEHVKDKDISDMVMMFSAHSLPEKIIQKGDKYEQHILKHFELLKEKLLQNGMKFKDIKLAYQSKLGPVKWLEPSLNDVLSLLDSKQALIYPMSFCVDNSETVFELCIEYKHIAKSLEFEYYDVVKCPNDSENFAKFLFKLADI, encoded by the coding sequence ATGAAAAAAATGATTTTACTTTTAAATATGGGTGGCCCTAGGAATCTTGATGAGGTAAAAGTTTTTTTAAAAAATATGTTTAATGACCCCTGTATACTAGGTATCAAATCAAATTTATTACGAAAAACTTTAGCTTGGTTGATAACAAGCTTAAGAGCTAAAACAGCCATAAATAACTATAAACAGATAGGCTCAAAATCTCCAATTTGTGATATCACAAAAAGTCTTTGCGATAAAATGATAAAGATTGATGATAGCTATATTGTTGATTTTGCTATGAATTATACTCCACCTTTTACAAAAGATGTCCTTAAAAAATATAGTGATTTGGATGAAATAATAGTTTTGCCTTTATATCCACATCATTCAGTTACTACTATAATCTCAAGCCTTGATGAGTTTTATAAGGCATTTAATGAACTTGGATTGAGATCAAAAGTAAAGATTGCTGAGCCTTTTTATAATAATGATAGCTATAATGATATAATCATAAATGATATAAAAGAGCATGTAAAAGATAAAGATATAAGCGATATGGTCATGATGTTTTCAGCTCACTCTTTGCCTGAAAAGATAATTCAAAAAGGCGATAAATACGAGCAACATATCCTTAAACATTTTGAATTATTAAAAGAAAAACTTTTACAAAATGGTATGAAATTTAAAGATATAAAACTAGCCTATCAGTCAAAACTTGGTCCCGTAAAATGGCTTGAGCCATCACTAAATGATGTCTTGTCTTTGCTTGATAGCAAACAAGCATTAATATATCCTATGTCCTTTTGTGTAGACAACTCAGAGACTGTGTTTGAGCTTTGCATAGAGTATAAGCATATAGCTAAAAGCTTAGAATTTGAGTATTATGATGTAGTAAAATGTCCAAATGATAGTGAGAATTTTGCTAAGTTTTTATTTAAATTAGCTGATATATGA
- a CDS encoding aminodeoxychorismate synthase component I — translation MVKNLIDSYDNKPFIAILSYDEPENNIICAPEDAEKFGIKFKINAKNYNKINYTLEKEPIEFEKYLERFNILSKYQKSKQNELLNLCFPTKIKTNLSLEEIYQYSTAKALVYKENDFVCFSPEPFITIKNGCIHTFPMKGTIDATLPNAKETLLNNKKEIDEQYKMVGFMKDDLSLVAEDIKVEKFRYIQRVKNLYQTSSYLKGKIKANLSLGDIFSALVPAASIAGSPRDKAIEIIKECEISKRGFYTGAFVYFDGNICKSFVLIRFVKQSKDGLYFFSGGGVTQQSDPKKEYDELIKKVYFPF, via the coding sequence ATGGTAAAAAACCTAATAGACTCTTATGACAACAAGCCTTTTATAGCTATTTTAAGCTACGATGAGCCGGAAAACAATATAATCTGTGCCCCGGAAGATGCTGAAAAATTTGGAATAAAATTCAAAATAAATGCTAAAAATTATAATAAAATTAACTACACTCTTGAAAAAGAGCCAATAGAGTTTGAAAAATATCTAGAACGTTTTAATATTTTATCAAAATACCAAAAAAGCAAGCAAAATGAACTTTTAAATTTATGTTTTCCAACTAAAATCAAAACAAATTTAAGCCTAGAAGAAATATATCAATACTCAACAGCAAAGGCATTGGTATATAAAGAAAATGATTTTGTATGCTTTTCTCCAGAACCATTTATCACTATAAAAAATGGCTGTATTCACACCTTTCCAATGAAAGGAACAATAGACGCAACATTACCAAATGCCAAAGAAACACTTTTAAATAACAAAAAAGAGATAGATGAACAATATAAAATGGTAGGATTTATGAAAGATGACTTATCTTTGGTAGCAGAAGATATCAAGGTTGAAAAATTTCGATACATACAACGTGTAAAAAATTTATATCAAACAAGTTCATACCTAAAAGGTAAAATCAAAGCTAATTTAAGCCTAGGAGATATTTTTTCAGCTCTTGTCCCAGCAGCTTCAATAGCAGGTAGTCCAAGAGATAAAGCGATAGAAATAATAAAAGAGTGTGAGATTTCAAAACGAGGATTTTATACAGGTGCTTTTGTCTATTTTGATGGAAACATATGTAAAAGTTTTGTCCTGATAAGATTTGTAAAACAAAGCAAAGATGGGTTATATTTCTTTAGTGGCGGAGGTGTAACACAACAAAGCGATCCCAAAAAGGAATATGATGAACTCATCAAAAAAGTCTATTTTCCTTTTTGA
- a CDS encoding aminotransferase class IV: MNSSKKSIFLFETIKLVDHKPQNLKYHISRAKNSIDKTLEFDFEDILEKTSSEAPLGIARAKIIYNLEGEFIRSEFYPYKARNFKSFYIVSANVDYSRKFLNRSLIDKAKCNYEEIIIVKDGFVTDTSIANIAIFDNGWITPKTPLLKGTCRARLIENGFLKQEDISINRLMNTKRFAIMNALIDFYEIEDFEIIKTI, encoded by the coding sequence ATGAACTCATCAAAAAAGTCTATTTTCCTTTTTGAAACTATAAAGTTAGTTGACCATAAGCCACAAAATTTAAAATACCATATATCAAGAGCCAAAAACTCTATAGATAAAACATTGGAATTTGATTTTGAAGATATATTAGAAAAAACTTCAAGCGAGGCTCCTCTTGGTATTGCTAGAGCTAAGATTATATATAATTTAGAAGGTGAGTTTATAAGATCTGAATTTTATCCATATAAGGCTAGAAATTTTAAGAGTTTTTATATAGTTAGTGCCAATGTTGACTACAGTAGGAAATTCCTAAATAGAAGTCTTATAGATAAAGCAAAATGCAATTATGAAGAAATTATAATTGTAAAAGATGGCTTTGTTACTGATACCAGTATAGCAAATATTGCTATATTTGATAATGGCTGGATAACTCCAAAAACACCTCTTTTAAAAGGAACATGCAGAGCTAGACTTATAGAAAATGGATTTTTAAAGCAAGAAGATATATCTATAAATAGACTTATGAATACCAAAAGATTTGCTATTATGAATGCTTTGATTGATTTTTATGAGATTGAAGATTTTGAGATTATCAAAACAATATAA
- a CDS encoding transglycosylase domain-containing protein codes for MKYILTFLFLMIVVFCAGFFYVYSEVRFNAYNIIDYKPKLTTQIFDANNELIANVFEENRLYVSYEEIPARVIEALVAIEDTSYFEHGGVNFEAIVRAIIKDIKVGRLAEGASTLTQQLVKNLALTSEKKIERKIKEMVLAMKLENELTKEQIIERYLNHVYFGHGYYGIKTASLGYFRKELNELSLKEISMLVGLPKAPSSYDPTRHLDLSLSRANRVLERMYNIGWINEDEYRKGLVEEPVVFNDTLSKNKAPYVVDEILKELNKKYDDIKTGGYEIQSTIDLEVQNMAKEALKFGYNEILRRNKKADPNILNGAMVVTKPQTGDVLALVGGVDYSKSSYNRATQSRRQPGSSFKPFIYQIALNSGYSTMSPVADISRSFDMGNGKEWTPKNYGGDFSGYISLKQALTKSRNLATINLLNDLGLNFVKKELIRMGFGDIPENLSIALGSFGISPINFASLYSMFPNDGEVVKTTLIKSIKNRYKNLIKFESERIRVNSPEQSFLMTTILTNVIENGTGRNARVKGIQIAGKTGTTNNNIDAWFCGFTPDIEALVWYGNDDNTPMKKFETGGITAAPVFKKFIQAYLKQYPNTQRSFVRPDGVYRGKYEGHDEYYTNQSPLPDNSAQQNIMQEVDESGLIF; via the coding sequence ATGAAATATATTTTGACTTTTTTGTTTTTGATGATAGTTGTGTTTTGTGCTGGATTTTTTTATGTTTATTCTGAGGTTAGATTTAATGCTTATAATATTATTGACTATAAGCCAAAACTTACAACACAAATTTTTGATGCAAACAATGAACTCATAGCAAATGTATTTGAAGAAAATAGACTTTATGTGTCTTATGAAGAGATACCAGCTAGAGTTATAGAGGCTTTGGTTGCGATAGAAGACACTAGCTATTTTGAACATGGCGGAGTGAATTTTGAAGCTATAGTAAGAGCTATAATAAAAGATATAAAAGTAGGCAGACTTGCAGAAGGTGCATCAACTCTTACTCAACAGCTTGTAAAAAACTTAGCTTTAACAAGCGAAAAAAAGATAGAGAGAAAAATAAAAGAGATGGTTCTTGCAATGAAGCTTGAAAATGAGCTTACGAAAGAACAAATAATAGAAAGATATCTAAATCATGTTTATTTTGGACATGGGTATTATGGTATAAAAACAGCCTCTCTTGGATACTTTAGAAAAGAGCTAAATGAACTTAGTCTAAAAGAAATCTCAATGCTTGTAGGGCTTCCAAAAGCACCTAGCTCCTATGATCCCACAAGACATCTTGACCTATCTCTTAGCCGTGCAAATAGGGTTCTTGAGCGTATGTATAATATAGGGTGGATAAATGAAGATGAGTATAGAAAAGGTTTGGTTGAAGAACCTGTTGTGTTTAACGATACACTTAGTAAAAATAAAGCACCTTATGTTGTTGATGAGATACTAAAAGAGCTAAATAAAAAATATGATGATATAAAAACTGGTGGTTATGAGATTCAAAGCACGATTGATCTTGAGGTTCAAAATATGGCAAAAGAGGCTTTAAAATTTGGATACAATGAAATACTAAGAAGAAATAAAAAAGCAGACCCTAATATCTTAAATGGTGCGATGGTTGTTACAAAACCTCAAACTGGAGATGTGCTTGCACTTGTTGGTGGAGTTGATTACTCAAAAAGTAGCTACAATAGAGCTACACAAAGTAGAAGACAGCCTGGTTCTAGCTTCAAGCCTTTTATATATCAAATAGCTTTAAATAGCGGTTATTCTACTATGTCGCCAGTTGCTGACATATCTCGTAGTTTTGATATGGGAAATGGAAAAGAGTGGACACCTAAAAATTATGGTGGAGACTTTAGTGGCTATATTAGCTTAAAACAAGCTTTAACAAAATCAAGAAACCTAGCTACTATAAATTTATTGAATGATTTGGGACTTAATTTTGTTAAAAAAGAGCTTATAAGGATGGGTTTTGGAGATATACCCGAAAATCTATCTATAGCACTTGGTAGCTTTGGTATATCTCCTATAAATTTTGCTAGTCTTTATTCTATGTTTCCAAATGATGGAGAGGTTGTAAAAACTACTCTTATTAAAAGCATAAAAAATAGATACAAAAATCTTATCAAATTTGAATCAGAAAGAATAAGAGTTAATTCTCCAGAACAGAGCTTTTTGATGACAACAATACTTACAAATGTTATTGAAAATGGAACTGGAAGAAACGCAAGAGTAAAAGGCATACAAATAGCTGGAAAAACAGGTACAACAAATAACAATATAGATGCTTGGTTTTGCGGCTTTACGCCAGATATAGAGGCTTTAGTTTGGTATGGAAATGATGACAATACCCCTATGAAAAAATTTGAAACAGGTGGTATCACGGCAGCTCCTGTATTTAAGAAATTTATACAAGCATATCTTAAGCAGTATCCAAATACCCAAAGAAGCTTTGTAAGACCAGATGGTGTTTATAGAGGTAAATATGAAGGGCATGATGAGTATTATACAAATCAATCTCCATTGCCCGATAACTCAGCTCAGCAAAATATTATGCAAGAAGTTGATGAAAGCGGATTGATATTTTAA
- the maf gene encoding septum formation inhibitor Maf has protein sequence MIILASSSQTRAKILQEYNIKFKQISFDFDESMISRDLEPHTYVLNVVKTKKEQFLSAHKGLKNLLFADSCVVCNGRILGKATDEHNAIQMLEMQSGNSVSVVTAMAYVSEKFELISTSETIYKFKQFDQQDMLEYIKSKEYIDKAGAMMVDGFNKKYILTQNGTTDNARGLNVSILKAFL, from the coding sequence ATGATTATACTTGCTTCAAGTTCGCAAACAAGGGCTAAAATTTTACAAGAATACAATATCAAATTTAAACAAATTTCATTTGATTTTGATGAAAGTATGATTAGTAGAGATTTAGAGCCACATACCTATGTTTTAAATGTTGTAAAAACCAAAAAAGAGCAATTTTTGTCAGCACATAAGGGGCTTAAAAATTTACTTTTTGCCGATAGTTGTGTTGTATGTAATGGTAGAATTTTAGGCAAGGCTACAGATGAGCACAATGCTATACAAATGCTTGAAATGCAAAGTGGAAATAGTGTTAGTGTTGTTACTGCTATGGCTTATGTGAGTGAGAAATTTGAACTTATATCTACTAGCGAAACTATATATAAATTCAAACAATTTGATCAACAAGATATGCTTGAATATATAAAAAGCAAAGAGTATATCGACAAAGCTGGAGCCATGATGGTGGATGGGTTTAATAAAAAATATATATTAACTCAAAATGGAACGACTGATAATGCTCGTGGTTTGAATGTAAGTATTTTAAAGGCTTTTTTATGA
- a CDS encoding GyrI-like domain-containing protein yields MNEIIIKESFKITGFKATTTNKDESDLKTSKIDKLWDNFFKNDLCSKSAVKYGVYFNYENKHFGKYDILVGTKHFEKETLDTIEIQKGKYLVFKKEGRIPEIVIELWQEIWHFFENSTIKRTYTTDFEKYIDNNKVEIYISIL; encoded by the coding sequence ATGAATGAAATTATTATAAAAGAATCTTTTAAAATAACTGGCTTTAAAGCTACCACGACCAATAAAGATGAATCTGATTTAAAAACTTCTAAAATAGATAAATTATGGGATAATTTTTTTAAAAATGATTTATGTAGTAAAAGTGCTGTTAAATATGGAGTTTATTTCAATTACGAGAATAAACATTTTGGAAAATATGATATCTTGGTTGGAACAAAACATTTTGAAAAAGAAACCTTGGATACTATTGAGATACAAAAAGGAAAATATCTAGTTTTTAAAAAAGAGGGTAGAATTCCAGAAATTGTTATAGAACTATGGCAAGAAATTTGGCATTTTTTTGAAAATAGCACTATAAAAAGAACTTATACTACTGATTTTGAAAAATACATTGATAATAATAAAGTAGAGATTTATATATCAATTTTATAA